The following DNA comes from Aulosira sp. FACHB-615.
GACTCTACAATATATGAACCATGTTTGGTGGTAAGAGTTTGTTCACTCCGCATCGACCATTGCTCTGGTTTACCATGATGGTTGATCAAGAAGAGATTTAAACTCTGTCCAATGAGTTGTTGAGTACTAATGTGAAATAATTCTTCTGCTGCTAAATTGGTCTGGATAATTGTACCTTGTTCATCCAAAACTAAAACAACATCGGGAACGGTGTTGAGGGTGGTAATAAAGAGATTTTTGGCTTGTTGCCGTGCCTGATCAATGGCGGCAATTTGTGGTAGGGTAGTCCAGCAGGCGATCGCTACCCCCACAAACGAAAGCATAACCAACACAATAGCCAGTAAAGCATTGCGTGAGTTGTCATGAAATTCACCTAATAAATCACGCAAAATCCAACTGCCAATAGCAGAAGCACAAATCAGCGATACTAAAACAATTACCTGAAGTACTACAAAATCTGAGTTATTACTAGTAAATTTTTCGGTGTAACGTTCTGTCCACCATTGGGGATGAAATGGTGCAAAGTTACAGCGACGCAAGCCCATATCTCCCATCATCAACACCAAAGGAATAATCATCCCAATTAATAAATCTTGCCAACTCCAAGCTAATCCACCAACTACTAAAACTACTGCTTCTACCAAAAAAAAACCCAATGACCACCAAGGCCACAAAACTTCTACTTGATGGCGACATAACCACAAGCCAAAATGTAGCCCCATAATGGCTAACAAATAGCATGTACCTGCCACTGTCACCAAGTGAGATACACTGCCTAGATTCAAACAAAGCAAACTGAGTAAAAAAGTAATAAAAATAGCTGGCCCCAAAATGCCTTGGCGGGAAACTACCGTAAACACAGGCGACAACTGACCATCCAACGCCAGTTGGTAAAGAATCCGAGGAGAATTGGTAACGGCTGTGGCACAACTTAGCAGACAAGAAAACGCAATTAGCAGTGTAACTAAAAAAGGGGCAAATGAACCCCAAAAAGGTTGTGATGCCGCTAATAAATTCAAGAATGTATCTTCACCAAGATTAGTATTGGTAACGGTACACATTAATACCCACGAACCACCAAGAAAAACAGGGGGAATTAGCCAAGTTGCTGTGGTTAAAAAATTCAAAGTTTTTTGCGGAGAACGGCTATCGGCAACAAAAGCAGTTGTGGTTTCACAAGCGTAAACTGAATAACTGGCTAGGAAAAACCATTTTGCCCATTCGGCAAAAGTTAGGCTGTGGGTACTAGGTGGAAATAAATTAATTCCCTGAGATAAAACTAACCAAAATATACCTTGAGTACAAAATAAAAGTACTAACGAAATTGCCGGAATTACAAAAAATAAGTGTAGTAGGGCGACAGCACGAGTCCCACTAAAAGCCACAATAAAGGGAATTGCTGTGAAGGTAATTTTTAAGAAAGTTTCTGGACAGGAAATACCTAAAGGTTGAAAATTAACTTTAACTAAGTCTGTCAGGATAATTGCGTATAATGCGGGTGCGGCTGCCCAGCTAAAATAATAAGCCAAAGCAACATAAAGACCCAAATAAGGATAGTTTTTGAGTAGCCGAGCCGTATAATTAGGTGTCCCTCCGGTTACATCCAGCCAATGTTTACCTAAACTTTGGATTTGTAAGTTCAAAATACAGGAAACAATTGTCCCAAACACCCACACAAAAACAGCTTTAGATCCTAATGCTGCATGGATAACCGGTGCAGTGCCAATCCATCCTACATGACCCGTCAGCCCAAAGCCCCAGGTTTCTAGATAACTTAAGGTACGTGGCAGGCGCATTACTAACCGTTGGGTTTTTTCGCCCTGCACAGAACTATTACTGACCATTGTTTTCTAGCTAGATGTACTGACTATCATCCACTGAATAACTGATCTGATTTTTTATGGCTTCCGTGTAACTGCTGAACTTACCTAGAAAATCTTAAGTGTGAACAAAAGGGAGTAGGGAATCGGGAGTCGGGAGTGGGGGTTTGAGGGTGTATGGGTGTAAGGGAAAATTTTGACCAAAAAGGCAGAATTTATGGGTATTTCCTCTTACTTCCTGCCTTCATTAGCCTACTCGTTCTATCTCATCGATTTCTTTGGGAACTCCGGCGGTTAATACTTCATGGCCTGTGGGTGTGACGAGTACATCATCTTCGATGCGAATACCAATACCAATCCAACGTGGGTGGGTTTGTGGTTGGTCTTCGGCTAGTTTGGTATCTGGAACAATGTATAGCCCTGGTTCGACTGTGAGGACTTGACCGGGTTGTAAAATCTGTGGTTTGTCGTCACCATGTTGGTAAACGCCAACATCATGCACGTCTAAGCCTAACCAATGGCTAGTGCGGTGCATATAATATGGTTTGTATTTTTCTTCTTCGATGATTTTGTCAAGTTCGCCCTGGAGAATGCCAAGGTCAATTAAGCCTGCGGTGAGGACGCGCACAGCAGTATCGTGAACCGCTTTAAAGGTGTTACCTGGTTTGACTTGGGCGATCGCTTGTTTTTGTGCTTCTAGTACAATTTCATACAATGTCTTTTGTTCTGGCGTAAACTTACCACCCACGGGAAATGTCCGGGTAATATCGGAGTTGTAATAATTGTAGGCACAACCAGCATCAATTAATAGCAGTTCGCCATCCTGCATCTGACGATTATTTTCAATGTAGTGGAGGACGCAAGCATTCACCCCTGAAGCCACAATTGAAGGATAAGCAGGCCCCATTGCACCCCGGTGGCGAAATAGCCATTCGATTTCGGCTTGGATTTCGTATTCATAACGTCCGGGTTTGGTAATTGCCATTGCTTGATTATGTGCTTCAATAGCGATCGCAGCTGCTTGGCGCATCATTTCTAATTCGGTTTCTGTTTTAATTAGGCGCATACTGTGAAGCACCGTACAGGTATCTTCAATGGCAATTGGCCCTGTACCTCGTTTGGGATAAGTCCGCAGTAAACTTTGATAATGTGCTAAAACTTTTTCATTAAATTTGCGATCGCGCCCCAAGTGATAATAAATGCGATCGGATTTTTCGAGATATTGGGGCAATTTCTCATCTAATTCATTGATAGGATAAGCTGCATCAGCGCCATAAATTTCTTTGGCTGCATCCACCCCGCAGCGATAACCAGACCAAACTTCTTTTTCTCGGTCTTTTGGCTGGACAAACAACACAAAACGATGTTCGGGGTGATTTGGTGTTAACACTGCCA
Coding sequences within:
- a CDS encoding EAL domain-containing protein translates to MVSNSSVQGEKTQRLVMRLPRTLSYLETWGFGLTGHVGWIGTAPVIHAALGSKAVFVWVFGTIVSCILNLQIQSLGKHWLDVTGGTPNYTARLLKNYPYLGLYVALAYYFSWAAAPALYAIILTDLVKVNFQPLGISCPETFLKITFTAIPFIVAFSGTRAVALLHLFFVIPAISLVLLFCTQGIFWLVLSQGINLFPPSTHSLTFAEWAKWFFLASYSVYACETTTAFVADSRSPQKTLNFLTTATWLIPPVFLGGSWVLMCTVTNTNLGEDTFLNLLAASQPFWGSFAPFLVTLLIAFSCLLSCATAVTNSPRILYQLALDGQLSPVFTVVSRQGILGPAIFITFLLSLLCLNLGSVSHLVTVAGTCYLLAIMGLHFGLWLCRHQVEVLWPWWSLGFFLVEAVVLVVGGLAWSWQDLLIGMIIPLVLMMGDMGLRRCNFAPFHPQWWTERYTEKFTSNNSDFVVLQVIVLVSLICASAIGSWILRDLLGEFHDNSRNALLAIVLVMLSFVGVAIACWTTLPQIAAIDQARQQAKNLFITTLNTVPDVVLVLDEQGTIIQTNLAAEELFHISTQQLIGQSLNLFLINHHGKPEQWSMRSEQTLTTKHGSYIVESTVSQPSNLSLGQYVVILRDITQRKLAEEELQQYRCQLEQLVAERTIELMRVNQQLQQDILERQRTQELLLHNSLHDALTGLPNQSLFMERVKLSLERSKQKLDYVFAVIFLDLDRFKVINDSLGHLLGNQLLIAISHRLQSILRAGDMVARFGGDEFTILLEEIDGINGAIQVAERIQTLLALPFQLNEHKVFTNASMGIALSSNNYEQAAHILRDADVAMYSAKSNGKARYEIFHPTMHESASLLLQLETAMRHALIQQEEFRLHYQPIVSLVTGRIVGFEALIRWHHPERGIISPEEFIPLAEETGMIASIGQWVLYEACRQLQVWHQQFPACVPLTISVNFSGKQVMQPDIVKQVQQVLHNTGLEPSSLKLEITESLLMDNFELANAMLSQLTTLNIELHMDDFGTGYSSLSYLHRLPLRTIKIDRSFIRNIGSRGENLEIVRAIITLAHSLNMSVTAEGIETVEQLTQLKALKCDQGQGYFFFPALEGSVVEGLLHSNLSEKKFFEV
- a CDS encoding aminopeptidase P N-terminal domain-containing protein codes for the protein MQLEYRQRREQLMAKIGNGTAIFRSAPMAVMHNDVEYTYRQDSDFFYLTGFNEAQAVAVLTPNHPEHRFVLFVQPKDREKEVWSGYRCGVDAAKEIYGADAAYPINELDEKLPQYLEKSDRIYYHLGRDRKFNEKVLAHYQSLLRTYPKRGTGPIAIEDTCTVLHSMRLIKTETELEMMRQAAAIAIEAHNQAMAITKPGRYEYEIQAEIEWLFRHRGAMGPAYPSIVASGVNACVLHYIENNRQMQDGELLLIDAGCAYNYYNSDITRTFPVGGKFTPEQKTLYEIVLEAQKQAIAQVKPGNTFKAVHDTAVRVLTAGLIDLGILQGELDKIIEEEKYKPYYMHRTSHWLGLDVHDVGVYQHGDDKPQILQPGQVLTVEPGLYIVPDTKLAEDQPQTHPRWIGIGIRIEDDVLVTPTGHEVLTAGVPKEIDEIERVG